Within Streptobacillus felis, the genomic segment ATCCTCTTCACCATTTATATATCCAAATAACAAATATGCAGCAAAGGTATTTGCCTCTTTCTCTAGATATGATGAAGCATTAATAAAATTCTCTTTAAATTCTATAGCATCGTCTCCATGTAAAAATGCATGCCCTAATTCATGTGAAAGTACCATTTTTTCCATAAATTCTGATAACTCTTCATTAATTGCAATAAACTTTCTATCACCAATTTTTTTAAAAAAACCTTTTATATTACCCAAATCTCTATATAATACTTCTATATTAGCTTTTTTTGCAATAATATATGGATCATTAGTTCTATAAGTCTCTACCATTTCATTTACTATGTCTTTTATCACTATTATTCTCCGTTT encodes:
- a CDS encoding ImmA/IrrE family metallo-endopeptidase, whose protein sequence is MIKDIVNEMVETYRTNDPYIIAKKANIEVLYRDLGNIKGFFKKIGDRKFIAINEELSEFMEKMVLSHELGHAFLHGDDAIEFKENFINASSYLEKEANTFAAYLLFGYINGEEDVYYINDMEEEKIFRYLKSLLK